Proteins encoded in a region of the Triticum dicoccoides isolate Atlit2015 ecotype Zavitan chromosome 3A, WEW_v2.0, whole genome shotgun sequence genome:
- the LOC119268802 gene encoding glutamate synthase 1 [NADH], chloroplastic isoform X2, with the protein MRVLGHNGEINTLKGNKNWMKAREGLLECEKLGLSQDAMSKILPIVDATSSDSGAFDGVLELLIRGGRSLPEAVMMMIPEAWQNDVNMEPDKKALYEFLSALMEPWDGPALISFTDGRYLGATLDRNGLRPGRFYVTHSGRVVMGSEVGVVDIPAQDVLRKGRLNPGMMLLVDFDNHTVVDDEALKAQYSKAHPYGEWLKRQKMYLKDIVESVPETDRVAPSISGSITQTNENKECVGINAIVTPLKAFGYTLEALEMLLLPMAKDGVEALGSMGNDAPLAVMSNREKLTFEYFKQMFAQVTNPPIDPIREKIVTSMECMIGPEGDLLEITEKQCNRLALKGPLVSMDEMESIKKMNYRGWRSKVLDITYPKNSGRKGLEETLDRICAEAREAIREGYKILVLSDRGFSSDRVAVSSLLAVGAVHQHLVANLERTRVGLLVESAEPREVHHFCTLVGFGADAICPYLAIEAIWCLQTDGKIPPTDSKEELVEKYFYASIYGMMKVLAKMGISTLASYKGAQIFEALGLSSEVIHKCFEGTPSRIEGATFEMLARDALRLHELAFPSRTPPPGSADAKALPNPGDYHWRKNGEVHLNDPLAMGKLQEAAKVNSREAYKEYSKRIQELNKACNLRGMLKFIDSTSKISLDEVEPASEIVKRFCTGAMSYGSISLEAHTALAVAMNKLGGKSNTGEGGEQPSRMEPLPDGSMNPKRSAIKQVASGRFGVSSYYLTNADELQIKMAQGAKPGEGGELPGHKVIGDIAVTRHSTAGVGLISPPPHHDIYSIEDLAQLIHDLKNSNPQARISVKLVSEAGVGVVASGVVKGHADHVLISGHDGGTGASRWTGIKNAGLPWELGLAETHQTLVANGLRGRAVLQTDGQLKTGRDVAVACLLGAEEFGFSTAPLITLGCIMMRKCHTNTCPVGIATQDPVLREKFAGEPEHVINFFFMLAEELREIMAQLGLRTINEMVGRSDMLEVDPEVVKSNEKLENIDLSLILKPAAEIRPGAAQYCVEKQDHGLDMALDNKLIALSRAALEKEVCVFIETPIKNTNRAVGTTLSHEVTKRYHMKGLDPGTIHVKLTGSAGQSFGAFLCPGITLELEGDSNDYVGKGLSGGKIVVYPPRNSTFSAEDNIVIGNVALYGATKGEAYFNGMAAERFCVRNSGARTVVEGIGDHGCEYMTGGTVVILGKTGRNFAAGMSGGIAYVYDVDGTFSARCNNELVDLYHVEEEDDVTTLKMMIEQHRLHTESVLAKDILSKFDTLLPKFVKVYPRDYKRVLEEMKAEKAAARPTKEPKVANGVSVTTKKIQTEKSSSRPTRVANAKKYRGFVTYEREGVSYRDPIERVKDWNEVAIESVPGPLLNTQSARCMDCGTPFCHQESSGAGCPLGNKIPEFNELVHQNRWREALDRLLETNNFPEFTGRVCPAPCEGSCVLGIIENPVSIKSIECSIIDKGFEEGWVVPRPPLQRTGKKIAIVGSGPAGLAAADQLNKMGHFVTVFERSDRIGGLMMYGVPNMKTDKIGVVQRRVNLMAEEGVTFVVNANVGSDPLYSIERLRSENNAVILACGATKPRDLSIPGRELAGVHFAMEFLHANTKSLLDSNLEDGRYISAQGKKVVVIGGGDTGTDCIGTSVRHGCSSIVNLELLTKPPSKRAADNPWPQWPRVFRVDYGHQEASTKFGNDPRTYEVLTKRFIGDENGKLKALEVVRVKWEKVDGRFQFKEIEGSQEIIEADLVLLAMGFLGPEENIADKLGLEKDNRSNFKAQFGHFGTSVDGVFAAGDCRRGQSLVVWAITEGREAAAAVDKYLSRDEQNVAGLT; encoded by the exons ATGCGTGTCTTAGGCCACAATGGAGAGATCAATACTCTCAAAGGGAACAAAAACTG GATGAAAGCTCGTGAGGGTCTCTTGGAGTGTGAGAAGCTTGGCCTATCACAGGATGCAATGTCAAAAATTCTTCCAATAGTGGATGCCACTTCTTCAGATTCAG GTGCATTTGATGGTGTTCTGGAGCTCCTTATCCGTGGTGGAAGAAGCCTGCCAGAAGCTGTGATGATGATGATCCCTGAGGCGTGGCAGAATGATGTAAACATGGAACCTGATAAGAAAGCTCTGTACGAGTTCTTGTCAGCCCTTATGGAGCCTTGGGATGGACCTGCTCTCATATCTT TTACCGATGGCCGCTACCTTGGAGCTACCCTGGATCGCAATGGCCTTAGGCCTGGTCGATTTTATGTGACCCACAGTGGACGTGTGGTCATGGGTAGTGAAGTTGGTGTTGTGGATATTCCTGCCCAAGATGTGTTGAGGAAGGGTCGGCTCAACCCTGGAATGATGTTACTCGTTGACTTCGACAACCATACtgtagtagatgatgaagcactcaaggcacagtaCTCTAAAGCTCACCCGTATGGAGAATGGCTCAAGCGACAAAAGATGTACCTCAAAGACATTGTAGAATCTGTCCCAGAAACTGACAGAGTTGCTCCAAGCATTTCTGGTTCTATTACG CAAACAAATGAGAACAAGGAATGTGTAGGCATCAATGCAATTGTGACTCCACTAAAGGCGTTTGG GTACACATTGGAAGCCCTAGAAATGTTGCTGCTGCCAATGGCGAAAGATGGAGTGGAAGCTCTTGGATCAATGGGAAATGATGCACCCCTAGCAGTGATGTCAAACAGAGAGAAGCTGACTTTTGAGTACTTCAAGCAGATGTTTGCACAAGTAACAAACCCTCCAATCGATCCAATTAGGGAGAAGATTGTTACATCTATGGAATGTATGATTGGGCCAGAAGGAGATTTGCTGGAAATAACCGAAAAGCAATGCAACCGCCTTGCACTTAAAGGTCCTTTGGTGTCAATGGATGAAATGGAATCTATCAAGAAGATGAACTACCGTGGTTGGCGCAGCAAGGTGCTCGACATAACTTATCCGAAGAATTCTGGAAGGAAGGGCTTGGAAGAAACTTTGGATAGAATTTGTGCTGAAGCCCGGGAAGCTATACGTGAGGGATACAAAATTTTAGTTCTTTCAGACAGAG GATTTTCTTCAGATCGTGTTGCTGTCAGTTCCCTCTTAGCAGTTGGAGCAGTACATCAACACCTTGTTGCAAATCTTGAGAGGACACGTGTAGGATTATTGGTTGAGTCTGCTGAACCTCGTGAAGTGCACCATTTCTGTACACTCGTTGGATTTGGTGCAGATGCTATATGCCCTTATTTGGCCATTGAAGCAATTTGGTGCTTGCAGACTGATGGGAAGATTCCTCCTACCGACTCAAAGGAGGAACTTGTCGAAAAATACTTTTATGCTTCCATCTATGGAATGATGAAGGTTCTTGCAAAGATGGGAATATCCACCCTTGCATCTTACAAAGGGGCACAGATTTTTGAAGCTCTTGGACTTTCTTCTGAAGTGATTCACAAGTGTTTTGAAGGCACTCCTAGCAGAATTGAGGGTGCAACGTTCGAAATGCTTGCACGTGATGCTCTCCGTCTTCACGAGTTGGCCTTCCCATCAAGAACACCTCCGCCTGGCAGTGCAGATGCAAAAGCCCTTCCCAATCCAGGGGATTACCACTGGAGGAAAAATGGTGAAGTCCACCTAAATGATCCTCTTGCAATGGGAAAATTACAAGAAGCAGCTAAAGTAAACAGCCGGGAAGCATACAAAGAATATTCTAAGCGAATTCAAGAGCTTAACAAGGCGTGCAATCTGCGTGGTATGCTGAAATTTATAGATAGCACTAGCAAGATTTCTTTGGATGAGGTTGAACCTGCAAGTGAGATAGTGAAACGCTTTTGTACTGGAGCAATGAGTTATGGTTCTATTTCGTTGGAGGCACATACTGCCCTTGCCGTGGCCATGAACAAACTGGGAGGCAAATCTAACACAG GGGAGGGAGGGGAGCAGCCTTCTCGTATGGAACCTCTTCCTGATGGTTCGATGAATCCAAAACGAAGTGCAATCAAGCAAGTTGCCAGTGGACGATTTGGAGTTTCCAGCTATTATCTGACTAATGCAGATGAGCTGCAGATAAAAATGGCTCAG GGTGCTAAGCCTGGTGAGGGGGGTGAGCTTCCAGGTCACAAGGTTATCGGTGACATTGCAGTTACCAGACATTCTACAGCTGGTGTTGGGCTTATTAGTCCACCTCCTCACCATGATATATATTCTATCGAGGATCTTGCACAGCTTATCCACGACCTTAAG AACTCAAATCCTCAAGCTCGAATCAGCGTGAAGCTAGTGTCTGAGGCTGGTGTCGGAGTTGTAGCTAGCGGTGTTGTAAAAGGACACGCAGACCATGTTCTTATTTCTGGCCATGACGGTGGCACCGGTGCATCAAGATGGACAGGTATCAAGAATGCTGGACTTCCATGGGAACTAGGATTGGCCGAAACACATCAAACTTTAGTGGCAAATGGGCTTCGTGGTCGAGCTGTCCTACAAACAGATGGCCAGTTAAAAACTGGTAGAGATGTTGCTGTGGCGTGCTTACTTGGTGCAGAGGAATTTGGTTTCAGCACTGCTCCACTGATCACACTTGGCTGCATTATGATGCGGAAGTGTCATACCAATACTTGCCCTGTTGGTATAGCCACTCAAGATCCAGTGCTCCGAGAAAAATTTGCTGGAGAGCCAGAGCATGTCATTAACTTTTTCTTCATGCTTGCTGAGGAGCTAAGAGAAATTATGGCTCAGCTTGGCCTCCGTACAATTAATGAAATGGTTGGACGCTCTGATATGCTTGAAGTTGATCCAGAAGTAGTTAAGAGCAATGAGAAACTTGAGAATATTGATCTCTCATTGATCTTAAAACCAGCTGCAGAGATTCGTCCTGGGGCTGCTCAGTACTGTGTTGAAAAGCAAGACCATGGCCTTGACATGGCTTTGGATAACAAACTTATAGCTTTATCAAGGGCTGCACTTGAAAAGGAAGTTTGTGTTTTCATTGAGACTCCAATCAAGAACACTAATCGGGCAGTAGGCACTACACTTAGCCATGAAGTCACAAAACGTTATCACATGAAGGGATTAGATCCTGGAACCATTCATGTGAAACTCACTGGAAGTGCTGGTCAGAGTTTTGGTGCTTTTCTCTGTCCTGGAATAACCCTTGAGCTTGAAGGAGACAGCAATGATTACGTTGGCAAAGGATTATCTGGTGGAAAGATTGTTGTGTACCCACCCAGGAACAGTACATTTAGTGCAGAAGACAATATTGTCATTGGTAATGTGGCCCTGTATGGTGCTACCAAGGGAGAAGCATATTTCAATGGAATGGCAGCAGAAAGGTTTTGTGTTCGTAATTCTGGTGCTCGAACAGTGGTTGAAGGAATTGGTGATCATGGATGCGAGTACATGACAGGGGGTACTGTAGTCATCCTTGGTAAAACAGGAAGAAATTTTGCTGCTGGGATGAGTGGAGGTATCGCTTATGTTTATGATGTTGATGGGACATTCAGTGCCCGCTGTAACAATGAGTTGGTTGATCTATATCATGTGGAGGAAGAGGATGATGTAACCACTTTGAAAATGATGATAGAGCAACATCGACTTCACACAGAGAGTGTCCTGGCCAAAGACATACtctctaaatttgacactcttcttcCAAAATTTGTAAAAGTATATCCAAGGGATTATAAGAGGGTTCTAGAAGAAATGAAGGCAGAAAAAGCTGCAGCTAGGCCTACAAAGGAACCTAAGGTGGCAAATGGTGTTTCTGTGACAACTAAG AAAATacaaacagagaagtcatccagccGACCAACACGTGTTGCCAACGCCAAAAAGTACCGGGGTTTTGTAACATATGAGCGAGAGGGTGTTTCTTACCGTGATCCAATTGAGCGTGTTAAAGATTGGAACGAGGTTGCCATTGAATCAGTTCCAGGGCCACTGTTAAACACACAGTCTGCTCGTTGTATGGATTGTGGCACTCCTTTCTGTCATCAG GAAAGCTCAGGTGCTGGCTGTCCTCTTGGAAATAAGATCCCAGAGTTCAATGAATTAGTTCACCAGAATAGATGGCGTGAAGCATTGGATCGCCTACTAGAGACAAACAACTTCCCTGAATTTACTGGACGTGTGTGCCCTGCTCCCTGTGAGGGTTCTTGTGTTCTTGGCATTATTGAGAACCCAGTATCAATCAAAAGCATAGAATGCTCAATTATAGACAAAGGTTTTGAAGAGGGATGGGTGGTACCACGACCACCACTTCAAAGAACAGG AAAGAAAATCGCTATAGTTGGCAGTGGTCCTGCTGGTTTGGCTGCCGCTGATCAACTAAATAAAATGGGCCATTTTGTAACTGTATTTGAACGTTCGGATCGTATAGGAGGTCTTATGATGTATGGAGTACCAAACATGAAGACAGACAAGATTGGTGTTGTTCAACGTCGTGTCAATTTAATGGCCGAAGAGGGTGTAACATTTGTGGTGAATGCTAATGTTGGGAGTGATCCTTTGTACTCAATTGAACGTCTCCGTTCTGAGAACAATGCAGTTATTTTGGCTTGTGGAGCTACAAAACCAAG GGACCTCAGTATTCCTGGCCGTGAGCTAGCTGGAGTTCATTTTGCCATGGAATTTCTCCACGCAAATACCAAAAGCTTGCTTGATAGCAACTTGGAGGACGGAAGATACATATCTGCCCAGGGTAAGAAGGTGGTGGTCATTGGTggtggagacacaggcacagattgCATTGGTACGTCTGTTAGGCATGGTTGCAGCAGCATTGTAAATCTGGAGCTTCTCACCAAGCCACCAAGCAAGAGAGCTGCTGACAACCCCTGGCCCCAG TGGCCTAGAGTCTTCCGAGTGGACTACGGGCACCAGGAAGCATCTACCAAGTTTGGAAATGATCCAAGAACTTACGAAGTCTTAACCAAGCGTTTCATTGGTGATGAAAATGGAAAATTGAAGGCCCTTGAGGTGGTGCGCGTGAAGTGGGAGAAAGTAGATGGAAGATTCCAATTCAAGGAGATTGAAGGATCACAAGAGATCATCGAGGCAgaccttgtcctccttgccatggGATTCCTGGGCCCTGAAGAG AACATCGCTGACAAACTGGGTTTAGAGAAAGACAACCGTTCCAACTTCAAAGCTCAATTCGGACACTTTGGGACCAGTGTGGATGGCGTTTTTGCTGCTGGGGATTGCAGACGCGGGCAATCGCTGGTTGTTTGGGCCATCACTGAAGGGCGTGAAGCTGCTGCTGCAGTAGATAAGTACTTGTCAAGGGATGAACAAAATGTCGCAGGCCTTACATAG